One window of Cupriavidus oxalaticus genomic DNA carries:
- a CDS encoding SDR family oxidoreductase: MDIRNKTVVVTGAATGIGRALALAFAQAGARGVAVADLNEAGAAKVAGEVQQAVPSCQVFAQAVDVADAAAVQALADEATRRFGQVDVFCSNAGIILRKGLDAGADEWQRIWEINVMAHIHAARAVLPQMLERGDGYFVNTVSAAGLLSQIGSAPYAVTKHAAIGFAEWLSITYGDRGIKVSCICPQGVQTNMLFGENGERKGFLQEGSVTAEHVAAATLEGVAHERFLILPHPEVLEYYRRKGQDYDRWLRGMRRLHDKVMQEFGGIAV; this comes from the coding sequence ATGGACATACGTAACAAGACCGTAGTGGTGACCGGCGCGGCCACCGGCATTGGCCGCGCGCTGGCGCTGGCGTTTGCCCAGGCCGGTGCACGTGGCGTGGCCGTGGCCGACCTGAACGAGGCCGGCGCCGCCAAGGTCGCCGGCGAAGTCCAGCAGGCAGTGCCGTCGTGCCAGGTGTTCGCGCAAGCGGTGGACGTTGCCGATGCCGCCGCGGTGCAGGCACTGGCCGACGAGGCCACGCGCCGCTTCGGACAGGTCGATGTGTTCTGCTCCAACGCCGGCATCATCCTGCGCAAGGGCCTCGACGCGGGTGCCGACGAATGGCAGCGCATCTGGGAAATCAACGTGATGGCGCATATCCACGCGGCGCGCGCGGTGCTGCCGCAGATGCTCGAGCGCGGCGACGGCTATTTCGTCAATACGGTATCGGCGGCAGGGCTGCTGTCGCAGATCGGCTCAGCCCCCTACGCGGTGACCAAGCACGCGGCGATCGGGTTTGCCGAATGGCTGTCGATCACCTATGGCGACCGCGGCATCAAGGTCAGCTGCATCTGCCCGCAGGGCGTGCAGACCAATATGCTGTTCGGCGAGAACGGTGAGCGCAAGGGCTTCCTGCAGGAGGGCTCGGTTACCGCCGAGCACGTGGCCGCGGCGACCCTGGAAGGCGTGGCCCACGAGCGCTTCCTGATCCTGCCGCACCCGGAAGTGCTGGAGTACTACCGCCGCAAGGGCCAGGACTACGACCGCTGGCTGCGCGGCATGCGGCGCCTGCATGACAAGGTGATGCAGGAGTTCGGCGGCATCGCGGTGTAA
- a CDS encoding GNAT family N-acetyltransferase — protein sequence MQDKPAATSFVPFNVPLRDGRQVLVREITEDDKVGLLAAFNRLSADARYARFMAAMQQLPEAMLEHATHPSVEREFALVALATEGKASSIVGGARYAAAPGSDTCEFAVTVADDWHRLGLASRLLGTLIDIARSRGYRSMEGYVLSSNTGMRRLARQFGFADMACPDDATLRVVTLAL from the coding sequence ATGCAAGACAAGCCTGCAGCGACAAGCTTCGTGCCCTTCAACGTGCCGCTGCGCGATGGACGGCAAGTGCTTGTGCGGGAGATAACCGAAGACGACAAGGTCGGGCTGCTGGCGGCATTCAACAGGCTGTCGGCCGATGCGCGCTACGCCAGATTCATGGCTGCCATGCAGCAGCTGCCGGAAGCGATGCTCGAACATGCGACGCACCCCTCGGTCGAGCGCGAGTTTGCGCTGGTGGCGCTTGCCACGGAAGGCAAGGCGTCGTCCATCGTGGGTGGCGCGCGCTACGCTGCGGCACCGGGCAGCGATACCTGCGAGTTCGCGGTAACGGTCGCCGATGACTGGCACAGGCTTGGGCTGGCCAGCCGGCTGCTGGGCACCCTGATCGACATTGCCCGGAGCCGCGGCTATCGGAGCATGGAAGGCTATGTCTTGTCGTCGAATACCGGCATGCGGCGACTGGCCAGGCAATTTGGCTTTGCCGACATGGCCTGTCCGGACGATGCCACGCTGCGCGTGGTGACGCTTGCGCTGTAA
- a CDS encoding ATP-binding protein, protein MQPSLERTRESLASAFDALAEQSRRQQQRYAATIAVLVAMVVFSGLLLAGLAAARHLDYRRGHAAQYVASLTQLLQNESSFLRRSVLTLRYQRDTPAPDPVRDPAFESFLRTGAASVHVEAVHKDYHLLAAEATRQAWGARLPSEFARLRQLAMATMATQQAFNLDHDAFAVSLDEDSAVVIRQPESGARAPMALDPTLIPLLRTRLNEALLDRTGHAVPAPDRQVWLGPLRHPVDDSAIMALASAAYAGDIPTTLVAACIPAQGFLAALQRPSDPALLVLLNESDDIIDISPRDGMIPAETLHSLTGRARDRPQDSLQYTGSGVLLVQPLQAGLGRLVYFLPYRLLADALAPELAGIVAAILVLVGGIVLTARYWSRNLLRRMHADASRALESELMNHILVSATPVGLCIVRRRDYAVLMSNQQADTLLQRQPCGPMPQPLVEAFGRQPRDGGKRPDAIASFTVAMPAMAPSADAGRFLQVTYAPARYRDDDVLFCAVHDCTAQQALQDQLRSAQQATESMMRARSTFFAAMSHEIRTPLNALLGNLELLARSPGLEPHAPRLKALDTAAEALRRIVNDVLDFSKIDAGKLELVEEPFRPVDALESVALAYAPMTAGRPLHLSLHLSSSLDVDITGDRTRLVQVINNLLSNAFKFTTSGRIALSGELVANEHGVPQLVCRVSDSGIGMPPALMERAFQPFVQGDGAGASRYGGTGLGLSICARLCELMGGSIAVASVPDVGSAFTVTIPARGVQAVPAAAGAAARRGNGRGNGPGHGRGHVMVLCQDARTAASLDAWLQSTGWHTSVLASVEAAREYQAFTPVRAIVASDEFTLASLDALRETVPATVAWVTPDGPHRPQQRAPGILEVTAFSHRALLACVAEACENAAAGVALHAGEGGNAAGAATPSADAAATVPTILVAEDNALNQALIAEQLQALGCQPIVVSHGRQALAVLETTPVDAVLTDIRMPGMDGYELLEAVRARHAGVPVLAFSAFARSEWLADWRQRGFAGYVSKPASLQDLQACLRNLPGRGRAQAAPPAGAGTDPAAADRERYEAMLRSQLRQDLPELERIIAQCELPALRCWTHSVAGAFMIVRRNSIVRECRALEALCAAAGGWTPAIAAAAAALRERLRGYMQDTAVAA, encoded by the coding sequence ATGCAGCCATCCCTGGAACGCACGCGCGAATCGCTGGCCAGCGCCTTTGACGCCCTGGCCGAGCAATCCCGCCGGCAGCAGCAGCGCTATGCGGCCACCATCGCTGTACTGGTCGCCATGGTGGTGTTCTCGGGCCTGCTGCTGGCCGGGCTGGCTGCCGCCAGGCACCTCGACTACCGGCGCGGCCACGCGGCGCAATACGTCGCGTCGCTGACGCAGCTGCTGCAGAACGAGTCCTCGTTCCTGCGCCGCAGCGTGCTGACGCTGCGCTACCAGCGCGATACGCCAGCCCCGGATCCGGTCCGCGATCCCGCGTTCGAGTCGTTTCTGCGCACCGGCGCGGCCAGCGTCCATGTCGAGGCGGTGCACAAGGACTACCACCTGCTCGCTGCCGAGGCCACGCGCCAGGCCTGGGGAGCCAGGCTGCCTTCGGAGTTCGCCCGCCTGCGCCAGCTGGCCATGGCGACCATGGCCACACAGCAGGCGTTCAACCTCGACCACGACGCCTTCGCGGTGTCGCTGGACGAGGACAGTGCCGTCGTCATCCGCCAGCCGGAATCCGGGGCGCGCGCACCGATGGCGCTCGACCCCACCCTGATCCCGCTGCTGCGCACGCGCCTGAACGAAGCCTTGCTGGACCGCACTGGCCATGCCGTCCCGGCCCCCGACCGGCAGGTGTGGCTGGGGCCGCTGCGGCATCCGGTCGACGACAGCGCGATCATGGCGCTGGCCAGCGCCGCCTACGCGGGCGATATCCCCACCACGCTGGTCGCTGCCTGCATCCCGGCCCAGGGATTTCTCGCGGCACTGCAACGGCCATCCGACCCGGCGCTGCTGGTGCTGCTCAACGAATCCGACGACATTATCGACATCTCGCCGCGCGACGGCATGATCCCCGCGGAGACCTTGCACAGCCTGACCGGGCGCGCTCGCGACCGGCCACAGGATTCGCTGCAATACACCGGCTCGGGCGTGCTGCTGGTGCAACCGCTGCAGGCCGGCCTTGGCCGGCTGGTCTATTTCCTGCCGTACCGGTTGCTGGCGGACGCATTGGCCCCCGAGCTGGCCGGCATTGTCGCCGCCATCCTGGTGCTGGTGGGCGGCATTGTCCTCACCGCGCGCTACTGGAGCCGGAACCTGCTGCGGCGCATGCATGCCGATGCGTCGCGCGCGCTGGAAAGCGAGCTGATGAACCACATTCTCGTCAGTGCCACGCCGGTTGGCCTGTGCATCGTGCGGCGGCGCGACTACGCCGTGCTGATGTCAAACCAGCAGGCCGATACCTTGCTGCAGCGGCAACCGTGCGGGCCCATGCCGCAGCCGCTGGTGGAGGCCTTCGGCAGGCAGCCGCGCGATGGCGGCAAGAGGCCGGACGCGATCGCCAGCTTCACGGTCGCAATGCCAGCGATGGCACCGTCCGCCGATGCCGGGCGCTTCCTGCAGGTCACCTATGCGCCTGCACGCTACCGCGACGACGACGTGCTGTTCTGCGCAGTGCACGACTGCACCGCGCAACAGGCGCTGCAGGACCAGTTGCGCTCGGCGCAGCAGGCAACCGAGTCGATGATGCGCGCGCGCTCGACCTTCTTCGCCGCCATGAGCCACGAGATCCGCACGCCGCTCAATGCGCTGCTGGGCAACCTGGAACTGCTTGCGCGCAGCCCCGGGCTGGAGCCGCATGCGCCCAGGCTGAAGGCCCTCGACACGGCGGCCGAAGCGCTGCGGCGCATCGTCAACGACGTGCTGGATTTTTCCAAGATCGATGCCGGCAAGCTCGAACTGGTCGAGGAACCGTTCCGCCCCGTCGACGCGCTGGAGAGCGTGGCGCTGGCCTATGCGCCGATGACGGCCGGGCGCCCGCTGCACTTGAGCCTGCACCTGTCGTCGTCGCTCGACGTGGACATCACCGGCGACCGTACACGCCTGGTGCAGGTGATCAACAACCTCCTCAGCAACGCCTTCAAGTTCACCACCAGCGGCCGCATCGCCCTCAGCGGCGAGCTGGTGGCGAATGAACACGGCGTGCCGCAACTGGTCTGCCGCGTCAGCGATTCGGGCATCGGCATGCCGCCCGCGCTGATGGAGCGGGCATTCCAGCCGTTCGTGCAGGGCGATGGCGCCGGTGCCAGCCGCTACGGCGGCACCGGCCTCGGGCTGTCGATCTGCGCGCGCCTGTGCGAACTGATGGGCGGCAGCATCGCGGTGGCCAGCGTGCCTGACGTGGGCAGCGCCTTCACGGTGACCATCCCGGCCCGCGGCGTGCAGGCGGTACCGGCGGCGGCCGGGGCTGCAGCGCGGCGCGGAAACGGGCGCGGAAACGGGCCCGGACACGGGCGCGGCCACGTCATGGTGCTGTGCCAGGACGCGCGCACCGCCGCAAGCCTGGACGCGTGGCTGCAGTCCACCGGCTGGCACACCAGCGTGCTGGCGTCGGTCGAGGCAGCCCGGGAATATCAGGCCTTCACGCCGGTCCGGGCCATCGTGGCCAGCGACGAATTCACGCTGGCATCACTGGACGCGCTGCGCGAAACGGTGCCCGCCACCGTGGCGTGGGTCACGCCGGACGGCCCCCATCGGCCGCAACAGCGGGCGCCCGGCATCCTGGAAGTCACCGCGTTCAGCCACCGCGCGCTGCTGGCGTGCGTAGCCGAGGCTTGCGAGAACGCTGCCGCGGGCGTGGCATTGCATGCCGGCGAAGGCGGCAACGCGGCCGGGGCAGCAACGCCTTCCGCTGACGCGGCCGCAACCGTGCCGACCATCCTGGTGGCAGAAGACAATGCGCTGAACCAGGCCCTGATCGCCGAACAGCTGCAGGCGCTCGGCTGCCAGCCGATCGTCGTAAGCCACGGCAGGCAGGCGCTGGCCGTGCTGGAGACCACGCCGGTCGACGCCGTGCTGACCGACATCCGGATGCCCGGCATGGATGGCTATGAACTGCTCGAAGCGGTACGCGCCCGGCATGCCGGCGTGCCGGTGCTGGCGTTCAGCGCGTTCGCGCGCAGCGAGTGGTTGGCCGACTGGCGCCAGCGCGGGTTCGCCGGCTATGTGTCCAAGCCGGCGTCGCTGCAGGACCTGCAGGCATGCCTGCGCAACCTGCCCGGTCGCGGCCGGGCACAAGCCGCCCCACCCGCCGGCGCCGGCACGGATCCCGCCGCCGCCGACCGCGAGCGCTATGAAGCCATGCTGCGCTCCCAGCTGCGGCAGGACCTGCCCGAGCTGGAACGCATCATCGCGCAGTGCGAGCTGCCTGCGCTGCGTTGCTGGACGCACTCCGTGGCCGGCGCCTTCATGATCGTGCGGCGTAACTCGATCGTGCGCGAGTGCCGGGCACTGGAAGCGCTGTGCGCCGCGGCCGGAGGCTGGACACCCGCGATCGCCGCGGCGGCGGCGGCGCTGCGCGAAAGGCTGCGCGGCTATATGCAGGACACCGCCGTGGCAGCCTGA
- a CDS encoding MFS transporter, with translation MQPEQGLPQPQRTWAILTVFFGLIMAVLDGSIANIALPSISRELHAEPSSTIWVVNAYQLTVTVCLLPLSSLGDILGYKRVYRAGLATFLVGSLLCALSVNLPMLVAARVLQGIGGAGIMSVNTALVRFIYPPTKLGRGIGLNALVVGVTIAVAPSLGAIILAVASWQWLFAVNVPVAILALVLSRRALPATPPQPREFDYPSALLSALVFGLFILGVDGLGHAAWRAAGVAGLAAAIVLGWLLVRRQRGRAAPLVPVDLFASRAFALAVGTSFCSFMTQMLSFVALPFYLEYQLGRSLQETGLLITPWPTMVAVMAALSGRLSDRYPASILAGLGLAMLAGGLVGLATLGADASSLDIAWRMALCGMGFGFFQSPNNRAMIGATPPARSGGASGAQATTRLLGQTTGTALVALLFSLAPDGAARIALYVAAAVATVGALISLSRLRDPSGEGNAQAAAEPDA, from the coding sequence ATGCAGCCAGAACAAGGCCTCCCCCAGCCGCAACGCACCTGGGCGATCCTCACCGTTTTCTTTGGCCTGATCATGGCCGTGCTCGATGGCTCGATCGCTAACATCGCCCTGCCCTCCATCTCGCGCGAACTGCACGCGGAGCCGTCGAGCACCATCTGGGTCGTCAACGCGTACCAGCTCACGGTGACCGTGTGCCTGCTGCCGCTGTCGTCGCTGGGCGACATCCTCGGCTACAAGCGTGTGTACCGTGCCGGGCTCGCAACCTTCCTGGTCGGCTCGCTGCTGTGCGCGCTCTCGGTCAACCTGCCGATGCTGGTGGCGGCGCGCGTGCTGCAGGGCATCGGCGGCGCCGGCATCATGAGCGTCAATACCGCGCTGGTGCGCTTTATCTACCCGCCCACGAAGCTGGGCCGCGGCATCGGGCTGAACGCGCTGGTGGTGGGCGTGACCATTGCGGTGGCGCCTTCGCTGGGGGCGATCATCCTGGCGGTAGCCAGCTGGCAGTGGCTGTTCGCGGTGAACGTGCCGGTGGCCATCCTGGCGCTGGTGCTGAGCCGGCGCGCGCTGCCGGCAACGCCGCCGCAGCCGCGCGAGTTCGACTATCCCAGCGCGCTGCTGTCGGCACTGGTGTTCGGGCTGTTTATCCTGGGCGTGGACGGGCTCGGCCATGCAGCCTGGCGCGCGGCCGGCGTCGCGGGGCTTGCCGCGGCGATCGTGCTGGGATGGCTGCTGGTGCGGCGCCAGCGCGGCCGCGCCGCGCCGCTGGTGCCGGTGGACCTGTTTGCCAGCCGGGCCTTCGCGCTGGCGGTGGGCACCTCGTTCTGCTCGTTCATGACGCAGATGCTGTCCTTCGTGGCGCTGCCCTTCTACCTCGAATACCAGCTTGGCCGCTCGCTGCAGGAGACCGGGCTGCTGATCACGCCGTGGCCGACGATGGTGGCGGTGATGGCGGCGCTGTCGGGGCGGCTGTCGGACCGCTACCCGGCCAGCATCCTCGCCGGCCTCGGGCTGGCCATGCTGGCCGGCGGGCTGGTAGGGCTGGCAACGCTGGGAGCGGATGCAAGCAGCCTCGACATAGCGTGGCGCATGGCGCTGTGCGGTATGGGCTTCGGCTTCTTCCAGTCACCTAACAACCGCGCCATGATCGGCGCCACGCCGCCGGCACGCAGCGGCGGCGCCAGCGGCGCGCAGGCGACCACGCGGCTGCTGGGCCAGACCACCGGCACGGCGCTGGTGGCACTGCTGTTCAGCCTGGCGCCGGACGGCGCCGCGCGCATCGCGCTGTATGTGGCGGCGGCGGTCGCAACCGTCGGCGCCCTCATCAGCCTGAGCCGGCTGCGCGATCCCAGCGGCGAAGGCAATGCGCAGGCGGCGGCGGAGCCGGACGCCTGA
- a CDS encoding acetate/propionate family kinase — MAELILVLNAGSSSIKYCAYDTHDDALRLVLRGSLEGLYTAPAFRATDAAGAEIEAKRWEAGTELGHEGAIAFLADFLRSHGEGHALSAVGHRVVHGGVRFTQPARVTDALLAELDTLCPLAPLHQPHNLKPIRILAERRPELPQVACFDTAFHRAQPEVAQAFALPAEITDRGVRRYGFHGLSYEYIASVLPSVDARAAAGRTVVAHLGNGSSMCALVGGRSVASTMGFTAVDGLPMGTRCGSLDPGVILYLISELGMDAHAIEDLIYRKSGLLGVSGLSSDMRALLASDDAQARFAVELYTYRIARELGSLAAAAQGLDALVFTAGIGEHAAPIRERVCQLAAWLGVSVDAAANAGDGPRISPASGKVPVWVIPTNEELMIARHTREVLAVPARRSDG; from the coding sequence ATGGCCGAACTGATCCTGGTCCTGAATGCGGGTTCGTCGAGCATCAAGTACTGCGCCTACGATACCCATGACGATGCCCTGAGACTTGTCTTGCGCGGCAGCCTCGAAGGCCTCTATACGGCGCCGGCATTCCGCGCCACCGACGCGGCAGGGGCCGAGATCGAGGCAAAGCGCTGGGAGGCCGGCACCGAGCTCGGGCACGAGGGTGCCATCGCCTTCCTGGCGGACTTCCTGCGCAGCCACGGCGAAGGGCATGCGCTGAGCGCGGTGGGGCACCGGGTGGTGCATGGCGGCGTGCGCTTCACCCAGCCGGCCAGGGTGACCGATGCGCTGCTGGCCGAGCTGGATACGCTTTGCCCGCTTGCCCCCTTGCACCAGCCCCACAACCTCAAGCCGATCCGCATCCTCGCCGAGCGGCGTCCGGAACTGCCGCAGGTCGCCTGCTTCGATACCGCCTTCCACCGGGCGCAGCCGGAAGTGGCACAGGCCTTCGCGTTGCCGGCGGAGATTACCGACAGGGGCGTCAGGCGCTACGGCTTTCACGGGCTGTCCTACGAGTACATCGCAAGCGTCCTGCCGAGTGTCGATGCGCGCGCCGCCGCGGGCCGCACGGTTGTGGCACACCTCGGCAACGGCAGCAGCATGTGCGCGCTGGTCGGAGGGCGCAGCGTGGCCAGCACCATGGGTTTTACCGCGGTGGACGGGCTGCCGATGGGCACACGCTGCGGCAGCCTCGATCCGGGCGTGATCCTGTACCTGATCAGCGAACTCGGCATGGATGCCCACGCCATCGAGGACCTGATTTACCGCAAGTCCGGCCTGCTTGGCGTCTCCGGCTTGTCGAGCGACATGCGCGCGCTGCTCGCCAGCGACGATGCGCAGGCCCGCTTTGCCGTCGAGTTGTACACCTACCGCATCGCCCGGGAGCTTGGCTCGCTGGCCGCCGCCGCGCAGGGGCTGGACGCGCTGGTGTTCACCGCAGGCATCGGCGAGCATGCTGCGCCGATCCGCGAGCGCGTATGCCAGCTCGCGGCATGGCTCGGCGTGAGCGTAGATGCCGCGGCGAACGCGGGCGACGGACCGCGCATCAGCCCGGCGTCCGGAAAGGTTCCGGTCTGGGTCATCCCGACCAACGAGGAACTGATGATTGCCAGGCATACCAGGGAGGTCCTCGCAGTGCCCGCACGCCGGTCGGACGGATGA
- a CDS encoding response regulator transcription factor: MYDRIIRVALADDHPLVMVALQDCLQRTPNFQVTSNCGNGTELLAALDREPADIAITDFCMGRGDASSDGFNLLNRLARRHPLTRIVVVSAQANAAIIRRAMKLGARAYVSKEDPIDEVVRACLQVVACDGRYHSPAAQAILDSAALAAAPATELTLRELEVVRLYAQGIQLADIAGKLGRSVSTISSQKTVAMRKLGVQTNTGLIRYAYENGLI; the protein is encoded by the coding sequence ATGTACGACCGAATCATCCGTGTCGCCCTGGCGGACGACCATCCGCTGGTCATGGTCGCGCTGCAGGACTGCCTGCAGCGCACGCCCAACTTCCAGGTCACCAGCAACTGCGGCAACGGCACGGAACTGCTGGCCGCGCTCGACCGCGAGCCTGCCGACATTGCCATCACCGACTTCTGCATGGGCCGGGGCGATGCCTCGTCGGACGGCTTCAACCTGCTGAACCGGCTCGCGCGCCGCCATCCGCTGACCCGCATCGTAGTGGTCAGTGCCCAGGCCAATGCCGCCATCATCCGCCGCGCCATGAAGCTGGGCGCGCGCGCCTACGTCAGCAAGGAAGACCCGATCGATGAAGTGGTGCGGGCCTGCCTCCAGGTTGTCGCCTGCGATGGTCGCTACCACTCGCCTGCGGCGCAGGCCATCCTTGACAGCGCCGCGCTCGCCGCGGCGCCGGCGACCGAACTGACGCTGCGCGAACTGGAGGTGGTCAGGCTTTATGCGCAGGGGATCCAGCTCGCGGACATCGCCGGCAAGCTCGGGCGCTCGGTCAGCACCATTTCCAGCCAGAAGACTGTTGCCATGCGCAAGCTCGGGGTGCAGACCAACACCGGCCTGATCCGCTACGCGTATGAAAACGGCCTTATCTGA
- a CDS encoding YeiH family protein — MSERFLNPGWLGTFRGYLPGMVISAVVTVAAMSLAAHYQAPVMLFALLLGMALNFLSRESSGAAGIDFSAKQVLRLGVALLGLRITASQVAALGWHSVAMVILAVALTILCGIVLARLMGFQTFFGLLTGGAVAICGASAALALSAAMPQHPLKERATLFTVISVSALSTMAMVVYPMIAQLLALPSLQAGAFIGGTIHDVAQVVGAGYSISHEAGDAATLVKLMRVAMLLPVIALAAWLSQRHQRAQGEAGKGPRPPLLPWFAVAFAVLVAINSTGWLPAGLVKAGQFASQWCLVMAMVAIGMKTHLKDILSVGWKPVALMVLETLFLAMLFYGMLVLARS, encoded by the coding sequence ATGTCCGAAAGATTTCTGAATCCGGGCTGGCTGGGCACCTTCCGCGGCTACCTGCCCGGCATGGTCATCAGCGCGGTGGTAACCGTGGCAGCCATGTCGCTCGCCGCGCATTACCAGGCGCCGGTAATGCTGTTCGCCCTGCTGTTAGGCATGGCGCTGAACTTCCTGTCCCGGGAATCCTCCGGCGCCGCAGGCATCGACTTCAGCGCCAAGCAGGTGCTTCGGCTGGGCGTGGCCTTGCTGGGGTTGCGCATCACGGCGTCGCAGGTGGCGGCACTGGGTTGGCACTCGGTTGCCATGGTCATACTGGCGGTGGCGCTGACCATACTGTGCGGCATCGTGCTGGCCCGGTTGATGGGATTCCAGACCTTCTTCGGCTTGCTCACCGGCGGCGCCGTGGCAATCTGCGGGGCTTCCGCGGCGTTGGCCCTGTCGGCGGCCATGCCCCAGCATCCGCTAAAGGAGCGCGCGACGCTGTTCACGGTGATCTCCGTCAGCGCGCTGTCGACGATGGCGATGGTGGTGTATCCGATGATCGCGCAACTGCTGGCCTTGCCTTCCCTGCAGGCCGGAGCCTTTATCGGCGGGACCATCCATGACGTGGCCCAGGTGGTTGGGGCCGGTTACAGCATCTCGCACGAAGCCGGCGATGCGGCCACGCTGGTCAAGCTGATGCGGGTGGCCATGCTGCTGCCGGTGATCGCGCTGGCCGCGTGGTTGTCGCAGCGGCATCAGCGGGCGCAGGGAGAAGCCGGAAAGGGGCCGCGTCCGCCGCTGCTGCCGTGGTTTGCCGTGGCGTTTGCGGTACTGGTGGCGATCAACAGCACCGGCTGGCTGCCTGCGGGACTGGTTAAGGCGGGGCAGTTCGCGTCGCAGTGGTGCCTGGTCATGGCCATGGTCGCAATCGGCATGAAGACTCACCTCAAGGACATTCTGTCCGTAGGGTGGAAGCCCGTGGCGCTGATGGTCCTGGAAACGCTGTTCCTGGCCATGCTGTTCTACGGCATGCTGGTGTTGGCGCGGTCCTAG
- a CDS encoding IclR family transcriptional regulator, protein MKRSTTIPTPPPDAAHALAPVDAQANSGCEDRNFVTALARGMELLRAFGPQDDYLGNAELSRRTGIPRPTVSRLTYTLATLGYLTYIEGTEKYRLGQGAMVLGHRYIAGAGIREIAQPLMQSLSFATDCTVALAMPDRHAMVYLESCQPRGALVIRLAPGARLPMATSAIGRAWLAGLDPGQREAALAELARHYGARWAAMRSGIERALHDYARRGFCVAHAEWDRTVSGAAAPLRLAGSSEVLAMNIGGSAARLSPEILEGNLGPRIRDLAETLQARLWQPGGARASMRLPADGPEAGACPAGQRAANE, encoded by the coding sequence ATGAAGCGCTCCACCACCATCCCGACTCCGCCGCCCGATGCCGCCCACGCGCTTGCGCCGGTCGACGCGCAGGCGAACTCCGGTTGCGAGGACCGCAATTTCGTCACGGCGCTGGCGCGCGGCATGGAACTGCTGCGGGCCTTCGGGCCGCAGGACGATTACCTCGGCAATGCCGAATTGTCGCGCCGCACCGGCATCCCGCGGCCGACCGTGTCGCGGCTGACTTACACGCTCGCCACGCTCGGCTACCTGACCTATATCGAGGGCACGGAGAAATACCGGCTGGGGCAGGGCGCGATGGTGCTCGGCCATCGCTACATCGCGGGCGCGGGCATCCGCGAGATCGCGCAGCCGCTGATGCAGTCGCTGTCCTTTGCCACCGACTGCACCGTGGCGCTGGCGATGCCGGACCGGCACGCCATGGTCTACCTGGAAAGCTGCCAGCCGCGCGGCGCGCTGGTGATCCGGCTGGCGCCGGGTGCGCGCCTGCCGATGGCCACCTCGGCGATCGGGCGCGCCTGGCTGGCAGGGCTCGACCCCGGCCAGCGCGAAGCGGCACTGGCCGAGCTGGCGCGCCACTACGGCGCGCGCTGGGCTGCCATGCGCAGCGGCATCGAGCGCGCGCTGCACGACTACGCCCGCCGCGGCTTCTGCGTGGCGCACGCGGAATGGGACCGCACCGTCAGCGGCGCCGCGGCGCCGCTGCGGCTCGCGGGCAGCAGCGAAGTGCTGGCGATGAATATCGGCGGCTCCGCGGCACGGCTGTCGCCGGAGATCCTGGAAGGCAATCTCGGCCCGCGCATCCGCGACCTGGCCGAGACGTTGCAGGCGCGCCTGTGGCAGCCCGGCGGCGCGCGCGCTTCGATGCGCCTGCCAGCGGATGGGCCCGAGGCGGGCGCATGTCCCGCCGGCCAGCGAGCCGCCAACGAATGA
- a CDS encoding FmdB family zinc ribbon protein, which yields MNLTRARGHHAAQARLAPGGACGACRVGEFAMPVYQYRCEKCGHVFEKTEHLAEHVSAHPNCPKCGSQSVQHAPAPFVAVTQRKS from the coding sequence ATGAACCTGACACGCGCCCGCGGCCATCATGCCGCGCAGGCCCGGCTCGCGCCGGGTGGCGCTTGCGGCGCGTGCCGCGTGGGGGAATTTGCCATGCCCGTCTATCAATACCGCTGCGAGAAGTGCGGTCATGTGTTCGAGAAAACCGAGCATCTCGCGGAACATGTCTCTGCCCATCCGAATTGCCCGAAATGCGGCAGCCAGTCCGTCCAGCACGCGCCGGCCCCGTTCGTGGCAGTGACCCAGCGCAAGAGCTGA